A window of Apium graveolens cultivar Ventura chromosome 8, ASM990537v1, whole genome shotgun sequence contains these coding sequences:
- the LOC141680086 gene encoding uncharacterized protein LOC141680086 — MRNPSYPGLYCTCTVISTTSKMAHGQFVDVVSVENYKVCIQSPRPQDLVIYYGGHFMTCLKYQYAGPKLKCFKGIEVKELSVKKIREIVNDVVKDDDKLYYAKNGVTPDLGFKMLLPFNPSTTGKDIKWRPGLIFGSKKQFKNAVREYYIATGRPLKYRVDDLHRMHIVCTEGCPFRLWLSYMVEYKGWVRKRALSGIAEEMVKYYVGLRRFGGEILRSNKENTVKISTTRMNEQDSPCFQRFYVYYAELRKGWKEGCRPIIGLDGSFLKTVCGGQLLSAVGRDGNNSIFPVAMVVVETESYDRWTGYGYTFTSDQQKGIIKAVKELLPYIEHRNCTRHIYSNLGKKHGSEAVRNAFYDASDATHPEAFKAAMRDLEKASKRDWVIINRFMPLIDMLTDIHDKIMERLHQKRDAMQNVDCIILPRTHKILNDAVVASSECSVLWDGRHNFQVEWRGIGFCVNLTGQTCSCRVWELTGVPCCHAVAAIQKSRLNPTDFVSHYFKKETYMKAYSHFLEVIRGEPFWEEVDGDNIMPPPRMKTLRGRPKRQRRREGWEGSVNRGGNSKLSKLNRQGRVMHYSNCKKPGHNITKCPEETQRTPSTKKIEREKEEENSRRRRNCK, encoded by the exons ATGCGGAATCCCTCATATCCAG GTTTGTATTGCACGTGCACCGTTATATCGACAACTTCCAAGATGGCTCATGGACAATTTGTTGATGTTGTATCAGTTGAAAATTATAAAGTTTGTATACAATCACCCAG GCCTCAAGATCTAGTAATATATTATGGTGGTCATTTTATGACTTGCCTGAAATATCAATATGCTGGACCTAAGTTAAAGTGTTTTAAAGGAATTGAAGTTAAAGAATTGTCTGTGAAGAAGATTAGGGAGATAGTGAATGATGTAGTAAAAGATGATGATAAGCTATATTATGCCAAAAATGGGGTTACTCCTGACCTTGGTTTTAAAATGTTGTTGCCTTTTAACCCCTCTACAACTGGAAAGGACATAAAGTGGAGGCCTGGACTCATTTTTGGTAgtaaaaaacaatttaaaaatgCAGTGAGGGAGTATTATATTGCTACTGGGAGACCATTGAAATACCGTGTAGATGACTTGCACAGGATGCATATAGTATGTACTGAGGGGTGCCCTTTTAGGTTGTGGCTATCATATATGGTGGAGTATAAGGGATG GGTTAGAAAAAGAGCTTTAAGTGGGATTGCAGAAGAGATGGTGAAATACTATGTTGGTTTGAGGAGGTTTGGTGGTGAGATTTTGAGGAGTAACAAGGAGAATACTGTTAAAATATCCACAACCAGGATGAATGAACAAGATTCTCCTTGTTTTCAAAGATTTTATGTCTATTATGCAGAGTTGAGAAAGGGATGGAAGGAAGGTTGCAGACCTATCATTGGTTTGGATGGAAGCTTCCTGAAGACAGTATGTGGGGGACAACTTTTATCTGCTGTAGGGAGGGATGGAAATAACTCCATTTTTCCAGTTGCCATGGTTGTGGTTGAGACTGAATCATATGATCGCT GGACTGGTTATGGATATACCTTCACTTCTGACCAACAAAAG GGGATAATAAAGGCTGTGAAAGAACTTCTACCATATATAGAGCATAGGAATTGCACAAGGCATATATATTCCAACCTTGGAAAGAAACATGGAAGTGAGGCTGTGAGGAATGCTTTTTATGATGCTAGTGATGCCACACATCCTGAAGCTTTTAAAGCTGCAATGAGGGATCTTGAGAAGGCATCAAAGAGGGATTGGGTGATAATAAATAG ATTCATGCCTTTAATTGACATGTTGACGGATATCCATGATAAGATTATGGAAAGATTACATCAGAAAAGAGATGCAATGCAAAATGTAGATTGTATTATTCTTCCTAGAACtcataaaattttaaatgatgCGGTTGTAGCAAGTTCTGAATGTAGTGTGCTTTGGGATGGAAGACATAATTTTCAAGTGGAGTGGAGGGGGATTGGATTTTGTGTAAACTTAACAGGACAGACATGCTCATGTAGGGTCTGGGAGTTAACAGGGGTACCATGTTGTCACGCTGTTGCTGCTATACAGAAAAGTAGGCTTAATCCAACTGATTTTGTGTCCCATTATTTTAAGAAAGAAACTTATATGAAGGCTTACTCTCACTTTTTGGAAGTGATAAGGGGTGAGCCTTTTTGGGAAGAGGTTGATGGAGATAATATTATGCCACCTCCAAGAATGAAGACATTGAGAGGAAGGCCTAAAAGGCAGAGAAGGAGAGAAGGTTGGGAAGGATCAGTTAACAGGGGTGGGAATAGTAAGTTAAGCAAGCTAAATAGGCAAGGCAGGGTGATGCACTACAGTAATTGTAAGAAACCGGGACATAACATCACCAAATGCCCTGAAGAAACTCAGAGGACCCCTTCAACAAAAAAAATAGAGagggaaaaagaagaagaaaactcaagaagaagaagaaattgcaAGTGA